Proteins from one Desulfonema limicola genomic window:
- a CDS encoding LysM peptidoglycan-binding domain-containing protein produces the protein MKLHTAFLTFLLLNFLCGCTAILKDESLVSTAASEKSYSQVKKIKTIPDFRDNNDVSIEDLENNDHEDDLADADNENIEILPELNDALEFCDISQKFWEKGDSDKALNALDHAYSLLLKADTEESPDLTQQKEDLRFTISKRILEIYASRNTSIKGRHNEIPVILNDYVKKEIKNLSKGEFFKNAYKRAGKYRPAILEKLKKAGLPPELSWLPLIESGFTTNALSSARALGLWQFIPSTGYKFGLNRDMYVDERLDPDKSTTAAVSYLKELHRIFGDWATVLAAYNCGEGRVLKTIRSQNVNYLDNFWDLYEKLPRETANYVPRFFATLHMVNNPEKYGLNTIKIDSPLEYETVIVKKQLSLQDIARAINVDPDKLKELNPELRKKIIPKDSYSLKIPPGKDDMLTAKLDTIPVVSQPKPPKSSSQANYAYYRVKKGDSLSKIAKRYNTSVKTILSSNKMHKRHYIVAGNILKIPQTGKANYTGSKKSNHRYTTSTHIVKNGDSLWNIAQKYGTTTKIIHKFNKLPNNKLSIGQVLKIPGKGIKSSKKYLRTYKVKNGDVPIEIAKRHNMSLERLLKVNRLNQHSKIFPGQQLHVE, from the coding sequence ATGAAACTACATACCGCTTTTTTAACCTTTTTGCTGTTAAATTTTTTATGTGGGTGTACAGCCATTCTTAAAGATGAATCTTTAGTAAGTACTGCTGCTTCTGAAAAATCATATTCTCAAGTTAAAAAAATTAAGACTATACCTGATTTCAGGGATAATAATGATGTTTCTATTGAAGATTTAGAAAACAACGACCATGAGGATGATTTAGCAGATGCTGACAATGAAAATATCGAAATTCTGCCTGAATTAAATGATGCCCTTGAATTTTGTGATATTTCGCAAAAATTTTGGGAAAAAGGTGATTCTGATAAAGCGCTTAATGCACTGGATCATGCTTATTCATTATTATTAAAAGCAGATACTGAAGAAAGTCCAGATTTAACACAGCAGAAAGAAGACCTGAGATTTACTATTTCAAAACGTATCCTTGAAATATATGCTTCAAGAAATACTTCCATAAAGGGTCGGCATAATGAAATACCTGTAATCCTTAATGATTATGTTAAAAAAGAAATAAAGAATCTTTCAAAAGGTGAATTTTTCAAAAACGCTTATAAAAGAGCAGGAAAATACAGACCAGCCATTCTTGAAAAATTAAAAAAAGCAGGGCTTCCTCCTGAACTTTCATGGCTTCCCCTTATTGAAAGCGGCTTTACAACAAATGCTTTGTCAAGTGCAAGGGCACTGGGACTTTGGCAGTTTATTCCATCAACAGGCTATAAATTTGGTCTGAATCGTGACATGTATGTAGATGAACGTCTTGATCCTGATAAATCAACAACTGCTGCTGTTTCATACCTCAAGGAATTACACCGAATTTTTGGAGACTGGGCAACAGTTCTGGCAGCTTACAATTGCGGAGAAGGCAGGGTTCTTAAAACCATAAGATCTCAAAATGTTAATTATCTTGATAATTTCTGGGATCTTTATGAAAAACTGCCTAGAGAAACAGCTAATTACGTGCCCAGATTCTTTGCTACCCTGCATATGGTTAATAATCCTGAAAAATATGGATTAAATACCATTAAAATAGACTCTCCTCTTGAATATGAAACTGTTATTGTCAAAAAACAACTGTCTCTTCAAGATATTGCCCGGGCAATAAATGTTGATCCTGATAAATTAAAAGAACTTAATCCTGAATTAAGGAAAAAAATTATTCCAAAAGATTCATACTCATTAAAGATTCCTCCTGGCAAAGATGATATGCTGACTGCAAAACTTGATACCATACCTGTTGTATCGCAACCAAAACCCCCAAAATCATCATCACAGGCAAATTATGCTTATTACAGAGTAAAAAAGGGGGATTCATTATCTAAAATTGCAAAACGCTATAACACAAGCGTTAAAACAATTTTAAGTTCCAATAAAATGCACAAACGCCATTATATTGTAGCAGGTAATATACTTAAAATACCCCAGACAGGAAAAGCAAATTATACAGGATCAAAAAAATCAAATCACCGATATACTACTTCAACCCATATTGTTAAAAATGGTGATTCTCTGTGGAATATTGCACAAAAATATGGTACAACAACTAAGATAATTCATAAATTCAATAAATTGCCCAATAACAAACTAAGTATTGGACAGGTATTAAAAATTCCAGGCAAAGGAATAAAATCATCAAAAAAATATTTACGAACCTATAAAGTAAAAAATGGTGATGTACCTATTGAAATTGCAAAACGTCATAATATGTCATTAGAACGTCTTCTCAAAGTCAACCGTCTGAACCAGCACAGTAAAATATTCCCAGGCCAGCAGCTCCATGTTGAATAA
- a CDS encoding response regulator, whose translation MDYKKTVQIIDRHPLFRAGLKGVIESENEYRIVNESSTARQALNMADQLHPDIIILDLILPDMDGIKLTTELTDVSESSQIMVVSIHSKINYVVKSIQAGAKGYILKESGTDCLMDCLRRISTGKQFIDPSLSESLCELFRFINSPLVDNTQTQLTGREQEILHLVAENFTSKDIGKKLCISSKTVETHRYNLMKKLGLKNKVELIQYAINMGIVDMDVWKQGCRTG comes from the coding sequence ATGGACTATAAGAAAACTGTTCAGATAATTGACCGGCACCCTCTTTTCAGGGCCGGATTAAAAGGTGTAATTGAAAGCGAGAATGAATACCGAATTGTCAATGAATCATCTACTGCACGTCAGGCCCTTAATATGGCTGACCAGCTCCACCCGGATATTATTATCCTTGATCTGATACTACCTGACATGGACGGGATAAAACTGACAACTGAACTGACAGATGTATCTGAGTCATCCCAGATAATGGTCGTCAGTATCCATTCCAAAATAAATTATGTGGTCAAATCAATACAGGCCGGAGCCAAAGGTTATATATTGAAGGAATCAGGAACAGACTGCCTTATGGATTGCCTCCGGCGAATTTCAACCGGAAAGCAGTTCATTGATCCATCCCTGTCAGAAAGTCTTTGCGAACTGTTCAGGTTTATAAATTCCCCCCTGGTTGATAATACTCAGACTCAACTGACGGGAAGAGAACAGGAGATTCTGCATCTTGTTGCAGAAAATTTTACATCAAAGGACATTGGGAAAAAACTGTGCATAAGTTCCAAAACAGTTGAAACGCACAGGTATAACCTCATGAAAAAGCTGGGCCTGAAAAACAAGGTGGAACTTATTCAATATGCAATCAATATGGGTATTGTTGATATGGATGTATGGAAACAGGGATGCAGAACAGGATGA